One Primulina tabacum isolate GXHZ01 chromosome 10, ASM2559414v2, whole genome shotgun sequence DNA segment encodes these proteins:
- the LOC142505407 gene encoding nudix hydrolase 8-like has protein sequence MASYHSTVCKSPGFFGHIDSRIAWTNPNHTAIFYHSFFSKHGTANMSSFQLNSYPTRRLRHKNHAQEKGVRVLSADSVTTNLSIELLNAWDDEYNGVLVEPTSLPSAANAFASALKASLSSWKSKGKKGIWLKLLEEQAHLVPIAIQEGFIYHHAEPGYVMLTYWIPDEPCLLPSGPSHQIGIAGFVINDKKQILVVKEKCSCLCAGIWKLPTGYINKSEELFSGAVREVKEETGIDTRFLELVAFRHVHKVAFEKSDLLFVCMLNPLSFEIKIDENEIQEAKWISADELLKQEFYEDDEMSKRVIDICMETYEKNYSGFFAHQVTSKFDGKLSYLYYK, from the exons ATGGCATCTTATCATAGTACGGTCTGCAAATCGCCAGGTTTTTTTGGTCACATTGATTCAAGAATTGCATGGACTAATCCCAATCATACTGCCATATTTTACCACA GCTTCTTTTCCAAGCATGGAACTGCAAACATGTCAAGTTTTCAGCTCAACTCTTATCCAACACGACGTTTACGCCACAAAAATCACGCACAGGAAAAGGGGGTTCGAGTTTTGTCCGCAGACTCGGTAACAACAAATTTGTCCATTGAATTATTGAATGCATGGGACGATGAATACAATGGAGTCCTCGTCGAACCGACAAGCTTACCTTCAGCTGCAAATGCTTTTGCATCAGCACTCAAGGCTTCTTTATCATCCTGGAAATCCAAG GGAAAAAAGGGTATATGGCTAAAATTGTTGGAAGAGCAAGCCCATCTTGTTCCAATAGCTATTCAG GAAGGTTTTATATATCACCATGCCGAGCCCGGATATGTTATGCTAACATATTGGATCCCTGATGAGCCTTGTCTGCTACCTTCGGGACCTTCGCATCAAATAGGCATCGCGGGATTCGTGATTAACGATAAAAAACAG ATCCTTGTGGTAAAAGAAAAGTGTTCTTGTCTATGCGCCGGAATTTGGAAACTGCCCACTGGCTATATCAATAAG TCAGAAGAATTGTTCTCAGGAGCTGTAAGAGAAGTGAAAGAAGAAACGGGT ATAGACACAAGATTCTTGGAACTGGTAGCTTTCAG ACATGTCCACAAGGTGGCTTTTGAGAAGTCAGATTTGCTATTTGTCTGCATGCTTAATCCATTGTCGTTCGAGATCAAGATTGACGAAAACGAAATTCAGGAAGCGAAG TGGATAAGTGCGGATGAACTCTTGAAGCAAGAATTTTACGAAGATGACGAAATGTCAAAGAGGGTGATTGACATTTGTATGGAAACATATGAAAAAAATTACAGTGGATTCTTTGCACACCAGGTGACATCTAAATTTGATGGGAAGCTATCGTACTTGTATTACAAGTAA